From a single Calothrix sp. NIES-2098 genomic region:
- a CDS encoding phosphoribosylformylglycinamidine synthase II — MTAKSSAPFSPKEIAAEGLKPEEYEEIVRRLGRHPNKAELGMFGVMWSEHCCYKNSRPLLKQFPTTGPRILVGPGENAGVVDLGDGLQLAFKIESHNHPSAVEPFQGAATGVGGILRDIFTMGARPIALLNSLRFGSLEDAKTQRLFQGVVAGISHYGNCVGVPTVGGEVYFDPAYSGNPLVNVMALGLMETPEIVKSGASGIGNPVLYVGSTTGRDGMGGASFASAELSDESIDDRPAVQVGDPFLEKSLIEACLEAFKTGAVVAAQDMGAAGITCSTSEMAAKGGVGIELDLDKIPVRELGMVPYEYLLSESQERMLFVAHKGREQELIDIFHRWGLHAVVAGTVIAEPIVRILFEGGVAAEIPADALAENTPLYHRELLTEPPEYARQAWEWKADSLPLCTNAGIEIQGSLQTWNDILLTLLDTPTIASKSWVYRQYDHQVQNNTVVFPGGADAAVVRLRPLEPPGNTEANKAVAATVDCNPRYVYLDPYEGAKAVVAEAARNLSCVGAEPLAVTDNLNFGSPEKPIGYWQLAEACRGLAEGCRELATPVTGGNVSLYNETLDSQGNPQPIYPTPVVGMVGLIPDISKICGQAWQAAGDGIYLLGSLPTSDESLGASEYLATIHSTVAGRPPKVNFDWERRVQRVCREGIRAGWIQSAHDCAEGGLAIALAECCIAGKLGTQITLEIPATRLDTVLFGETSGQILVSVASEQQGIWESYLQEHLGQQWQKLGTVANSDLGLGVLTSDNQTLINVSINDMMDRYSYAIARRLAIQITPSN; from the coding sequence ATGACCGCCAAATCCTCTGCCCCCTTTTCACCTAAAGAAATCGCCGCTGAAGGTTTGAAACCAGAAGAATATGAAGAAATTGTCCGACGGCTAGGGCGACATCCCAACAAAGCTGAACTAGGAATGTTTGGGGTGATGTGGTCAGAGCATTGTTGTTATAAGAATTCTCGCCCTTTACTCAAACAGTTTCCTACTACAGGTCCTCGCATTTTGGTAGGGCCTGGTGAAAATGCTGGCGTTGTAGATTTAGGTGATGGGCTGCAACTAGCTTTTAAAATTGAATCCCATAACCACCCCTCAGCAGTTGAACCCTTCCAAGGAGCAGCCACGGGAGTAGGAGGTATCCTAAGGGATATCTTTACAATGGGTGCGCGTCCCATAGCTTTATTAAATTCCTTGCGCTTTGGTTCTCTAGAAGATGCCAAAACTCAAAGGCTGTTCCAAGGTGTTGTGGCTGGGATTAGCCACTATGGTAATTGTGTTGGAGTACCTACCGTAGGTGGCGAAGTTTACTTTGACCCCGCTTATTCTGGAAATCCCTTAGTGAATGTTATGGCTTTGGGATTGATGGAAACCCCAGAAATCGTCAAATCTGGCGCATCGGGGATAGGAAATCCCGTGCTGTATGTTGGTTCCACCACGGGACGCGATGGTATGGGAGGGGCAAGTTTTGCTAGTGCAGAATTAAGTGATGAATCTATAGATGACCGTCCGGCTGTGCAAGTAGGCGACCCATTTCTAGAAAAGTCGTTAATTGAAGCGTGTCTGGAAGCATTTAAAACAGGTGCAGTTGTCGCCGCCCAAGATATGGGTGCGGCGGGTATCACCTGTTCGACATCGGAAATGGCAGCTAAAGGCGGTGTCGGTATTGAATTAGATTTAGATAAAATTCCTGTGCGGGAATTGGGCATGGTGCCCTATGAATACCTGCTTTCGGAATCTCAAGAACGAATGTTGTTTGTTGCCCACAAGGGACGGGAACAGGAATTAATCGATATTTTTCACCGTTGGGGACTTCATGCTGTTGTCGCTGGTACAGTAATTGCTGAACCAATTGTGCGAATTCTGTTTGAGGGTGGAGTAGCAGCAGAAATTCCGGCGGATGCTTTGGCAGAAAACACACCGCTATATCATCGGGAATTGTTGACAGAACCTCCAGAATATGCACGCCAAGCTTGGGAATGGAAAGCTGATTCATTACCTCTGTGCACGAATGCTGGCATTGAAATTCAAGGCAGTTTGCAAACTTGGAATGATATTTTGTTAACTTTGCTTGATACTCCGACCATTGCTTCTAAAAGTTGGGTGTATCGTCAGTATGACCATCAGGTACAAAACAACACTGTAGTCTTTCCTGGTGGTGCTGATGCTGCTGTGGTGCGCTTACGTCCTTTAGAACCTCCCGGAAACACAGAAGCTAACAAAGCTGTAGCAGCTACGGTAGATTGTAATCCTCGCTACGTGTATCTTGATCCCTATGAAGGTGCTAAGGCAGTGGTTGCAGAAGCAGCGCGCAATCTCAGTTGCGTAGGTGCTGAACCTTTAGCTGTGACAGATAACCTCAATTTCGGCAGCCCTGAAAAACCAATTGGTTACTGGCAGTTAGCAGAAGCTTGTCGCGGTTTGGCGGAAGGCTGTCGGGAATTGGCTACGCCTGTCACTGGTGGGAATGTTTCTCTTTATAATGAAACTCTTGATTCTCAAGGTAATCCCCAACCCATCTATCCTACGCCTGTGGTTGGTATGGTGGGATTAATCCCAGATATCAGCAAAATTTGTGGTCAAGCTTGGCAGGCTGCGGGTGATGGAATTTATCTTTTAGGTTCATTGCCTACATCTGACGAAAGTTTGGGAGCTTCAGAGTATTTAGCCACAATTCACAGTACTGTTGCTGGCAGACCGCCCAAGGTAAATTTTGACTGGGAACGTCGCGTACAGCGAGTTTGCCGTGAGGGTATTCGTGCAGGCTGGATACAATCTGCTCATGATTGTGCTGAGGGTGGATTAGCAATTGCTTTAGCTGAATGTTGTATTGCTGGTAAACTTGGTACGCAAATTACGTTAGAAATTCCAGCAACACGCTTAGATACAGTTCTGTTTGGCGAAACTAGCGGACAAATTTTAGTATCTGTGGCGTCAGAACAACAAGGAATTTGGGAATCCTACTTACAGGAACATCTCGGCCAACAATGGCAAAAACTGGGTACAGTAGCTAATTCTGACTTGGGTTTGGGGGTCTTAACCTCTGATAACCAAACCTTAATAAACGTTAGTATCAACGATATGATGGATCGCTATTCCTACGCGATCGCTAGACGTTTAGCAATTCAAATTACTCCCTCTAATTAA
- a CDS encoding amidophosphoribosyltransferase — MIPQDSVSLDDYPQHSNNPINSYENRPDKPEEACGVFGVYAPGEDVAKLTYFGLYALQHRGQESAGIATFEGTKVHLHKDMGLVSQVFNESVLSELPGSLAIGHTRYSTTGSSRKVNAQPAVVESRLGTLALAHNGNLVNTVRLREELLKSQCNLVTTTDSEMIAFAIAQEVNAGASWLDGCIRAFNRCQGAFSLVIGTPVGIMGVRDPNGIRPLVIGTLAGEPDRYVLASETCGLDIIGADYLRDVEPGELVWIDEEGLTSVRWHQQPQKKLCIFEMIYFARPDSLMHEESLYSYRMRLGRQLAAESAVDADIVFGVPDSGIPAAIGFSQASGVAYGEGLIKNRYVGRTFIQPTQTMRESGIRMKLNPLKDVLVGKRVIIVDDSIVRGTTSRKLVKTLREAGAAEVHMRISSPPVTHPCFYGIDTDTQDQLIAATKSVEEIAKQLGVDTLAYLSWKGMLEATGEDTNNFCSACFTGDYPVPIPEQVKRSKLILEKVVV; from the coding sequence ATGATTCCCCAAGATTCCGTCAGTTTGGATGACTACCCGCAACACTCAAACAACCCAATCAATAGTTATGAAAATCGTCCCGACAAGCCAGAAGAAGCTTGTGGTGTTTTCGGCGTCTACGCACCGGGAGAAGATGTTGCTAAACTAACCTACTTTGGATTGTATGCACTGCAACACCGGGGTCAAGAATCAGCTGGCATTGCCACCTTTGAGGGTACAAAAGTACACCTACACAAAGATATGGGCTTGGTGTCTCAAGTCTTTAATGAATCTGTTCTGAGTGAGTTACCAGGTAGTCTAGCCATTGGGCACACTCGTTACTCAACTACAGGTTCTAGCCGCAAAGTTAATGCCCAGCCTGCTGTGGTCGAAAGCCGCTTAGGTACATTAGCTCTAGCACATAATGGTAATTTAGTCAATACAGTACGGCTGCGCGAAGAGTTGCTGAAGAGCCAATGCAACTTAGTGACAACGACAGACTCAGAAATGATTGCCTTTGCGATCGCACAAGAGGTTAATGCTGGTGCAAGTTGGCTGGATGGCTGTATTAGAGCATTTAATCGCTGTCAAGGAGCCTTTAGTTTAGTCATTGGCACTCCTGTGGGGATTATGGGTGTGCGCGATCCTAATGGCATTCGTCCCTTAGTAATTGGTACTTTAGCTGGTGAGCCAGACCGTTATGTTCTAGCTTCTGAAACCTGCGGCTTAGATATTATTGGTGCGGATTACTTGCGCGATGTAGAACCAGGAGAATTGGTGTGGATTGACGAAGAAGGTCTAACTTCCGTTCGCTGGCATCAACAGCCGCAGAAGAAGTTGTGTATCTTTGAGATGATTTACTTTGCCCGTCCTGATAGCCTCATGCATGAGGAGAGTTTGTACAGTTACCGAATGCGGTTAGGAAGGCAACTAGCAGCAGAATCTGCGGTTGATGCCGATATTGTTTTTGGTGTTCCCGATTCTGGTATACCAGCCGCCATTGGATTTTCTCAAGCTTCTGGTGTCGCTTACGGTGAAGGACTAATTAAAAATCGCTATGTCGGACGCACCTTCATTCAGCCAACCCAAACCATGCGCGAATCGGGCATTCGCATGAAACTCAATCCCCTCAAAGATGTACTAGTAGGGAAGCGAGTCATTATTGTCGATGATTCGATTGTGCGGGGAACCACTAGCAGAAAACTAGTGAAAACCTTGCGTGAGGCTGGTGCAGCGGAAGTACATATGCGAATTTCTTCTCCTCCTGTGACTCATCCTTGCTTTTATGGCATTGATACCGACACCCAAGATCAGCTAATTGCTGCTACCAAGTCGGTGGAAGAAATTGCCAAGCAGTTGGGAGTTGACACCCTCGCTTATCTGAGTTGGAAGGGAATGTTAGAAGCTACAGGCGAAGACACTAATAATTTCTGTTCCGCCTGCTTTACCGGAGATTACCCCGTTCCTATTCCTGAGCAAGTGAAGCGTTCTAAGTTGATCTTAGAAAAGGTAGTCGTGTAG
- a CDS encoding peptidase M16 domain-containing protein: MSLFSTLYRYRFPLLLLSLWIIAVFLFGGKPADSQHMVVSKQIHTQSTVHAQKIIPQTVTENVHKTLLENGLTVLTKEVHTAPVVTVQVWYKVGSRNEEPGVNGIAHQLEHMMFKGTQNRPVQFGRLFSALGSDSNALTSYDQTAYYNTAERNKLKALLILEADRMHNSLIDPEQLASEKRVVISELQGYENSPEYRLNRAVMRAAFPDHAYGLPVGGTKADVENFTVEQVQQYYRKYYSPDNAILAIVGDFQTAPTLEAVQEIFGKLPKSQQSKVNSPKSTVNSQQLTVSSSPIILREAGAEKMLQAVYPLPDVNHPDMPALQVMDYILTEGRSSRLYQALVESGLASEVAASVASLREFGWYELLVTAAPNQNLTKIDSVLKKAIANVSKTGVTAEEVNRAKAQLEATVILANRDITDQAMQLGNDETTTGDYRHTESFLANVRQVSSADVVAVVNKYLKPEARVVGLFEPSQKQAKAATAKPHSTPTTENFSLGAPVASTELLKYLPPVDEAMEIGKRQLPQQITFGNGLRLLLLPDRSTPTVTLSGHINAGMEFDPEDKAGLASLVADNLMNGTKTKDFLTIAKTLEERGASLEFRAYREGVRIEGDSLAADLPVLLKTLADVVKNSTFPAKELELDRKQAITSLKVDLDDPDEVANRTFIQSIYPKKHPLHTFPTEKSLKRIKREDAIAFKKKHYRPDTTVLALVGDFDPAKVRSLIQSEFGDWQVSGQPPKLQYPQVSLPEGVVRVNSIVPGKSQASTYMGYKGINRQDPRYYAASVLNEILGGDTLSSRLGAEIRDRQGLTYGIYSYFQVGKNTGTFWIEIQTSPEDTNKAIASTHKLLKQIHQQGVTASEVEAAKQTLIGDYNVSLANPEELTKHILMNQVYGLDEVELRSFTEKIQQVTLAQVNQAARELLHPDKIVVVTAGPAVLAEQKIQ, from the coding sequence ATGTCTCTGTTTTCCACCTTATATCGATATCGTTTTCCATTATTGCTGTTAAGTTTATGGATAATTGCAGTGTTTTTATTTGGTGGTAAACCTGCTGATAGCCAACACATGGTAGTGTCTAAGCAAATACATACTCAATCAACAGTACATGCACAAAAAATCATACCCCAAACAGTGACAGAAAACGTCCACAAGACATTGTTAGAGAATGGTCTCACGGTACTAACAAAAGAAGTGCATACTGCGCCAGTAGTAACTGTACAAGTTTGGTACAAGGTAGGTTCGCGCAACGAAGAACCCGGAGTAAATGGTATTGCTCACCAATTGGAACACATGATGTTTAAAGGCACACAAAATCGTCCAGTGCAATTTGGGCGATTGTTTAGTGCTTTAGGCAGCGACTCAAATGCTCTCACCAGCTACGATCAAACAGCATATTACAACACCGCAGAACGGAATAAGCTCAAAGCGCTTCTCATCTTAGAAGCAGATCGGATGCACAATTCACTCATCGATCCCGAACAATTAGCTAGTGAAAAGCGTGTAGTCATTTCTGAGTTACAAGGTTATGAAAATAGCCCGGAATACCGCCTTAACCGTGCTGTCATGCGAGCAGCTTTTCCCGATCACGCTTATGGGTTGCCTGTAGGGGGTACAAAAGCTGATGTAGAGAATTTTACAGTGGAGCAGGTACAGCAGTATTATCGCAAGTATTACAGCCCCGACAATGCCATTTTAGCGATCGTTGGAGATTTCCAAACTGCGCCAACTCTAGAAGCAGTTCAAGAAATATTTGGGAAATTACCGAAGAGTCAACAGTCCAAAGTCAACAGTCCAAAGTCAACAGTCAACAGTCAACAGTTAACAGTATCCTCCTCACCCATTATCCTGAGAGAAGCAGGAGCAGAGAAAATGTTGCAAGCGGTCTATCCCCTACCGGATGTGAATCATCCAGATATGCCTGCTTTGCAAGTGATGGATTACATTCTGACAGAAGGACGTAGTTCTAGACTTTATCAGGCATTGGTAGAATCAGGTTTAGCTAGCGAGGTCGCTGCTTCTGTGGCTAGCTTGCGAGAATTTGGTTGGTACGAACTTTTAGTGACAGCTGCTCCTAATCAAAATTTAACCAAAATCGACTCCGTGCTGAAAAAAGCGATCGCCAATGTTAGCAAAACCGGAGTCACAGCAGAAGAAGTAAATCGAGCTAAGGCGCAATTAGAAGCGACGGTAATTTTAGCTAACCGTGACATCACTGACCAAGCAATGCAATTGGGTAATGATGAGACAACTACTGGCGATTATCGGCATACAGAAAGCTTCTTAGCCAATGTCCGCCAGGTGAGTTCGGCTGATGTTGTGGCTGTAGTCAACAAATACCTCAAACCAGAAGCGCGTGTAGTCGGTTTGTTTGAACCCAGCCAAAAACAGGCAAAAGCAGCTACAGCTAAACCACACTCTACACCAACTACAGAAAATTTCTCTTTAGGAGCACCTGTAGCCTCTACTGAGCTATTAAAGTACCTGCCTCCTGTTGATGAAGCAATGGAGATTGGTAAGCGACAGTTACCACAACAAATTACCTTTGGCAATGGTTTGCGCTTATTGCTACTGCCCGATCGCAGTACTCCCACAGTCACCCTCAGCGGTCACATCAACGCAGGTATGGAATTTGACCCAGAGGATAAAGCTGGATTAGCATCTCTGGTAGCAGATAACTTAATGAATGGAACTAAAACCAAAGATTTTTTAACAATTGCTAAAACCTTGGAAGAACGAGGGGCTAGTTTAGAGTTTAGAGCCTACCGCGAAGGCGTGCGGATTGAAGGTGATAGTTTAGCTGCTGACTTACCTGTATTGTTGAAAACTTTGGCAGATGTAGTTAAAAATAGTACGTTTCCCGCTAAAGAGTTGGAACTGGATCGCAAACAAGCCATAACTTCTCTCAAAGTAGACTTGGACGATCCAGATGAAGTCGCAAATAGAACCTTTATTCAGTCTATTTATCCGAAAAAGCATCCCTTGCATACTTTCCCTACAGAGAAGAGTCTCAAGCGAATTAAGCGTGAGGATGCGATCGCTTTTAAGAAAAAACATTATCGTCCAGATACAACAGTGTTAGCACTGGTAGGAGATTTTGATCCGGCTAAAGTGCGATCGCTGATTCAAAGTGAGTTTGGTGACTGGCAAGTTAGCGGTCAACCACCAAAATTACAATATCCTCAAGTATCTTTACCAGAAGGAGTGGTGCGTGTAAACTCGATCGTTCCAGGTAAATCTCAAGCTAGTACTTACATGGGTTATAAGGGGATTAACCGTCAAGATCCCCGATATTATGCAGCCTCAGTATTGAATGAGATTTTAGGCGGCGATACCCTTTCCAGTAGACTTGGGGCAGAAATTCGCGATCGCCAAGGTCTGACCTATGGAATTTATAGCTATTTCCAAGTCGGAAAGAATACTGGGACATTTTGGATTGAAATTCAAACCAGTCCCGAAGATACCAATAAAGCGATCGCCAGCACTCACAAACTCTTAAAACAAATTCATCAGCAAGGCGTAACTGCATCAGAAGTTGAAGCAGCTAAACAAACTCTGATCGGTGACTACAATGTTTCTCTAGCCAACCCAGAGGAATTAACCAAACATATTTTGATGAATCAGGTGTATGGACTTGATGAAGTTGAACTGCGCTCTTTTACAGAAAAGATTCAGCAAGTCACCCTGGCTCAAGTCAATCAAGCTGCGCGTGAGTTACTTCATCCAGATAAAATTGTGGTAGTGACTGCTGGCCCTGCTGTCTTAGCAGAGCAAAAAATTCAATAA
- a CDS encoding methionine aminopeptidase, type I has protein sequence MNILSNLLAQTTQPPSPKKQRRGIEIKSPREIEIMRQSAKIVATVLKEISELVQPGMTTADLDAHAEKRIREMGATPSFKGYHGFPGSICSSINNEVVHGIPSPKKVIRTGDVLKVDTGAYYQGFHGDSCITIAVGEVTPEATKLIRVAEEALYKGIEQVKAGAYLLDLAGAIEDHVKANGFTVVEEFTGHGVGRNLHEEPSVFNFRTREMPNVKLRAGMTLAIEPILNAGSKHTRTLADRWTAVTVDNALSAQFEHTVLVTETGYEILTDRSKV, from the coding sequence ATGAACATCCTCAGTAACTTACTTGCTCAAACAACTCAGCCACCATCGCCGAAAAAACAACGCCGAGGTATCGAAATCAAATCGCCGCGAGAAATTGAAATTATGCGGCAATCAGCAAAAATTGTAGCAACTGTACTCAAAGAAATTTCTGAGTTAGTGCAACCAGGAATGACTACGGCTGATTTGGATGCTCATGCGGAAAAACGTATCCGAGAAATGGGTGCAACGCCAAGTTTTAAGGGATATCACGGTTTTCCTGGTTCGATTTGCTCCAGTATTAATAATGAAGTCGTACATGGAATTCCTAGCCCCAAAAAAGTAATTCGCACAGGGGATGTATTAAAAGTAGATACGGGTGCTTATTACCAAGGTTTTCATGGCGATTCTTGCATTACAATTGCTGTTGGTGAAGTTACCCCAGAAGCCACTAAACTGATTCGCGTAGCCGAGGAAGCTCTATATAAGGGTATTGAACAAGTAAAAGCAGGTGCATACTTGCTGGATCTTGCCGGAGCAATTGAAGACCATGTAAAAGCTAACGGTTTTACAGTAGTCGAAGAATTTACCGGACACGGCGTAGGACGTAACCTGCACGAAGAACCTTCGGTATTCAACTTCCGCACCAGAGAAATGCCAAATGTCAAACTTCGTGCGGGAATGACCTTGGCAATTGAACCAATTTTAAATGCAGGTTCCAAGCATACGCGCACTTTAGCCGATCGCTGGACAGCAGTGACAGTAGATAATGCTTTGTCCGCCCAGTTTGAGCATACCGTGTTGGTGACAGAAACGGGCTATGAGATTTTGACCGATCGCTCAAAAGTTTAA
- a CDS encoding FolC bifunctional protein, which translates to MDIDSLLKSFQPFGINLGLSRILKLLANLGNPHHQVPVIHVAGTNGKGSVCAYLSSILTEAGYRTGRYISPHLVDWTERICLNEQPISSEELYKLLQEVQAANAPEDESPTQFEVITAAAWLYFAQQQVDVAVVEVGLGGRLDATNVCEQPLVTIITSISREHWQQLGPTVADIAREKAGILKSGCPVVVGLLPKDAQEVVRSRIQELQCPIFTPQPARPISSGWAEYQTLENSKLIQYPLPLQGQIQLTNSALALAAIEILQKQKWQISQSAIINGMAKTKWPGRIQWVTWKKHKLLLDGAHNPAGAQVLRDYVDTLKTPTVTWVMGMMANKDHADIFQALLRQGDRLFLVPVPDTSSAVPDELAKLAVNVCPSLDFCQSYPDLSSALEAAFTGTENLVVLCGSLYLIGNFLAEHKS; encoded by the coding sequence GTGGATATTGACTCTCTACTAAAATCGTTTCAACCTTTTGGTATCAATCTCGGACTCTCACGCATTCTGAAGCTATTGGCAAATCTTGGGAATCCGCATCACCAAGTCCCGGTAATTCATGTCGCGGGTACGAACGGCAAAGGTTCTGTCTGTGCTTATCTTTCATCCATTCTGACTGAAGCTGGTTATCGTACAGGACGTTATATTTCTCCTCATTTAGTTGATTGGACAGAACGTATCTGTCTAAACGAACAGCCAATTTCTTCAGAGGAATTGTACAAATTATTACAAGAAGTGCAAGCAGCGAACGCGCCTGAGGATGAATCTCCAACTCAGTTTGAAGTCATTACCGCCGCTGCTTGGTTGTATTTTGCCCAACAGCAAGTTGATGTGGCGGTGGTAGAAGTTGGATTGGGAGGACGCTTAGATGCAACTAATGTGTGCGAACAACCTTTGGTGACAATCATTACCTCCATCAGCAGAGAACACTGGCAACAACTAGGCCCTACTGTTGCGGATATTGCTAGAGAAAAAGCTGGGATTCTCAAAAGTGGATGTCCGGTTGTTGTAGGGCTATTACCTAAAGATGCCCAAGAAGTTGTGCGATCGCGCATTCAAGAATTACAATGCCCAATATTTACGCCTCAGCCTGCGCGTCCCATATCTTCAGGATGGGCTGAATACCAAACTCTAGAAAATTCCAAATTAATTCAATATCCTTTGCCTTTACAGGGACAAATTCAATTAACAAATTCTGCCTTAGCTTTAGCTGCTATAGAAATTCTCCAAAAACAGAAATGGCAAATTTCGCAATCGGCCATAATTAATGGGATGGCAAAAACTAAATGGCCTGGGCGTATTCAATGGGTTACTTGGAAAAAGCATAAATTATTACTCGATGGTGCTCATAACCCTGCTGGCGCTCAAGTATTACGCGATTATGTGGATACATTGAAGACTCCCACAGTCACTTGGGTTATGGGAATGATGGCAAATAAAGACCATGCTGATATTTTCCAAGCCTTGTTACGCCAGGGAGATAGATTATTTCTCGTACCAGTACCAGATACTTCTTCAGCCGTTCCTGATGAATTAGCAAAGTTAGCTGTTAATGTTTGCCCAAGCTTAGATTTTTGCCAATCTTATCCAGATTTATCTTCAGCCCTGGAAGCTGCTTTTACTGGTACTGAGAATTTAGTTGTTTTGTGCGGTTCTTTATATTTAATAGGAAACTTTTTAGCAGAACATAAATCATAA
- the pbsY gene encoding photosystem II protein Y has translation MDIDFRVAIVLAPVAIAAGWALFNIGAAAIQQVQNFLNREA, from the coding sequence ATGGACATTGATTTTCGTGTAGCAATCGTTTTAGCACCTGTTGCCATTGCTGCTGGTTGGGCTTTATTTAATATTGGTGCGGCTGCAATACAACAAGTTCAAAACTTTTTAAACAGAGAAGCCTAA
- a CDS encoding PAS/PAC sensor signal transduction histidine kinase: protein MEHQEYESKLKELEKNVRILTKKLERSEADRHQLENVSERREMVLKNVICELEESQIALRNRGDELENALKNLKLLQMKLVESEKMSALGVMVAGIAHEINNPVNFIYGNLNYAQTYFQDLLRLITLYQEYYPEPVVAIEQEIEAIELNFIKQDSEKLFRSMTVGAERIGEIVKSLRTFSRLDEAEFKAVDIHEGIDSTLVILNNRFKVAAKNYQEIRVIKNYGKLPLIKCYAGHINQVFMNIIDNAIDALEELFLSKLTTDTEHSITKQPQIQINTEIIDNNWVEIRIADNGLGMDEQVRTKLFDPFFTTKAVGKGTGLGLSISYQIINELHGGKLDCYSKLGAGAEFVIQIPIQ, encoded by the coding sequence ATGGAACATCAAGAATATGAAAGCAAGCTAAAAGAATTAGAGAAAAATGTGCGCATTCTCACAAAAAAACTAGAGCGTTCAGAAGCCGATAGACACCAACTTGAAAACGTCAGCGAACGCCGAGAAATGGTCTTAAAAAATGTAATTTGCGAGTTAGAGGAGTCGCAAATAGCCTTAAGAAATCGGGGTGATGAGCTAGAGAATGCTCTCAAAAATCTCAAACTTTTACAAATGAAACTCGTAGAATCTGAGAAAATGTCTGCTCTGGGAGTTATGGTAGCGGGAATTGCTCACGAAATTAATAACCCAGTCAACTTTATCTACGGGAATTTAAATTATGCTCAGACATATTTTCAAGATTTACTGAGGCTAATTACGCTTTATCAAGAGTATTACCCTGAACCAGTAGTAGCAATTGAACAAGAAATAGAAGCAATTGAACTGAACTTTATCAAACAAGACTCAGAAAAACTATTTCGTTCTATGACTGTAGGTGCAGAGAGAATTGGTGAAATTGTCAAATCTCTGCGGACTTTTTCTCGTTTAGATGAGGCAGAATTTAAAGCAGTTGATATTCATGAGGGCATCGACAGCACTTTAGTGATTTTAAACAATCGTTTTAAAGTAGCAGCAAAAAATTATCAAGAAATTAGAGTTATTAAAAATTATGGAAAATTACCATTAATCAAGTGTTACGCCGGGCACATCAATCAGGTATTTATGAATATTATCGACAATGCAATTGATGCTTTAGAAGAATTATTCTTAAGCAAACTGACAACTGATACCGAACACTCGATAACTAAGCAGCCACAAATTCAAATAAACACTGAGATTATTGATAACAATTGGGTAGAGATTCGGATTGCTGATAATGGGTTGGGAATGGATGAGCAGGTGCGCACAAAACTATTCGATCCTTTCTTTACAACTAAAGCAGTGGGTAAAGGTACGGGGTTAGGTTTATCAATCAGTTACCAAATTATTAACGAACTACATGGTGGAAAATTGGATTGCTATTCAAAACTTGGAGCAGGAGCCGAATTTGTCATTCAAATCCCAATACAGTAG
- a CDS encoding transferase hexapeptide repeat protein, with amino-acid sequence MLEFLQCSWVPYSYSIVSTASYWPSPDFSQAAFVAANAIVIGSVNIKAGVSIWYGAVVRGDVERIDIGECTNIQDGAILHCDPGFPTILEDRVTVGHRAVIHSAYIERGSLIGIGAIVLDGVRVGTGSIIGAGAVVTKDIPPFSLVVGVPGKVIRQISDTEVTELLEHAERYQKLALVHAGKGTDLGFPKPQSG; translated from the coding sequence ATGTTGGAGTTTCTCCAGTGTTCCTGGGTACCATATTCATATTCTATCGTGTCTACAGCTTCTTACTGGCCATCTCCTGATTTTTCTCAAGCTGCCTTTGTTGCAGCTAATGCGATTGTTATCGGTTCGGTAAACATAAAGGCAGGGGTAAGTATTTGGTATGGAGCAGTGGTCAGGGGAGATGTAGAACGCATCGATATTGGCGAATGCACGAATATACAAGATGGCGCTATCCTACACTGCGACCCTGGTTTTCCTACCATCTTAGAAGATCGTGTCACTGTAGGACATCGCGCTGTGATACATTCTGCCTATATTGAACGAGGTAGTTTGATTGGGATTGGCGCGATCGTTTTAGACGGAGTCAGGGTAGGTACTGGTAGCATTATTGGTGCTGGTGCTGTAGTAACTAAGGATATACCACCATTTTCCTTAGTTGTGGGCGTTCCTGGCAAAGTGATTCGCCAAATCTCAGACACCGAAGTTACAGAACTTCTCGAACACGCTGAACGTTACCAAAAGTTAGCTTTAGTTCATGCTGGTAAGGGAACCGATCTCGGATTTCCCAAGCCGCAGTCAGGGTGA